The Eubacterium maltosivorans genome includes the window ATATGCTCTGATGTCAGCTTGAGCTTATCGAAATCCGGGTTTCTTCGGTCTCTGTAATAGGTCATTTCTATTTCCAAACCATACAGGTCAATGCTCTCACCATCTTTACTCAAAACGATCTTCTCATTTTCCAGACGAGTAACGCCCAGCTCTGCAATATTTTCAAAATATACGCCGGCACTTTTAGGATCTGTTATTTCATCAACGGTCTCATGATTGCCTGCTGTGTAATAAATCGGAATATCAGGATCTATCTTGGGGATCAGTTCCAGAAACACCTCTCCGTCATCATCCTGAGCGGCATTGAGCATATCACCGGTCGCCACAATAATATCTGGCTCCAATTCATTAATCGTCCTTGCCAGCCCCTCGTTATTATCCGAAAATTTTTTCGAGTGAAAATCCGATATCTGTAGTATTTTATAACCATCAAAGACTTCTGGCACATCCGATGATTTCATGGTATACTTTGTTGTCACCAGAAAATTCTTACCGAGATACAGGTAAAGGCAGCATAAAATAATCACAAAGATGACGCTGGCAATCCCCCAGAGAATTCCGTGGATACGGATATCGCGGATGGCTTCTTTCCATGGCCTTCCATCTTTGATGCGCCTTACCCAGTTGATAAAAATGACAAAACTGATCCCTAAAAGGGCTCCAGTGGTATCAATACATACATCTCTGAGTTCACAGCTTCTGCCCGGAACAAAACGCTGGTGAAACTCATCGGTACACGCATAAAAGAAGCAAACCGCGATCGCCATAAAAAAACGTTTTTTTCGGCAGACCTTTTTTCCGATCGCAGTGTATACCAATATACCCAAAACAAAGTAAATCGAGGCGTGCGCTGCCTTCCTGATAAAAAAACTGATCCACAATTGCAGATGGTTCAGCTGTACCTGTCGTATATCTGGAAAAACGGTCTTAATGGCATGGAGAATGGCCCCGACCACACTTCCGCTTAAGGAGGATGATTCTGTGGAATTCTGTGCAGAAAACATGAAGATAACGCCCATCCACACAACCACGCTTATCCAGAGAACTACTTTCTTTTGCTTTTCATTCATATAATGCTCATCCTCATCCTTTTCAACAATATATTTTTGTCTCATATTTTTACAATAGTATCATATTTTTAAGGGCGTTTCAAGAACAACGACTTTTTGATTCCAGTTCATAAAAGGAAAAAGGACCGTACTTAATTGTACAGTCCTTAACTTTCCTACAATAAATCAGCTAAAATTTTGGCTGTGTCTTAGCCTGTGCCAAAACATCCATAATCTGTTCCATTGAAGATCCGATTGAAGCTTCGACAGCTCCAAAAATCGTTCCCTCAACAACAGGTGTATCGACGATTTTAATCTTTTCAGGATTGTCAGACATTTCAATGGCCATTTCAGAAGTCATGATGGCTGATCCCATATCGACCAGCATAATAACGCCATCGTCGGACATAACTTCGTTGATCGCATTGGTAATTTTTTCCATATCTGTACCAATGCTGCCATCCTGAAGGCCGCCTGCCGCCGCAATTTTCGCATCGGCTGCCATCTGCAGCGCCAGTTCCTTTGCACCTTCCGCTACTTTCTGTGAGTGTGAAACAACAACGATTCCTACCATGGTTTACGCTCCGGCCTGTTCTCCGGCTTCTTTCGCTGCCTGAATTAAATAGGTAATGGAGGTTGCTCCAGGGTCCTGATGTCCGATGCTGCGTTCACCCAGATAGCTTGCGCGGCCTTTAGTCGCAATAATTGTCTTGGTGTATTCAACGCCGTCCCACGCGGCGGCTTCAGCGTCCGCCAGTGCGGCGGCGATGCTTTTTCCTTCCCCAACCGCTTTGTCATAGGCTTCTTTAGCCGGCACAATGGCGTCGAGCATGGTTTTTTCACCAGTGGTGGACTTACCGCGCTGCTTAATTCCCTCAATGGCGGCTTCCAGAGCTGCGCTGATATCCTCGGCGGTCAGTTCATCTTTTCCCTTGGAAGTCATTCCAGCTTTCATGAAAGCAGTGCCGTATAACGGGCCAGAAGCTCCGCCGACAGTGGAAACCAATGTCATGCCAACACCCTTTAAGATATCGTCAATATTTTTTTCTTCAAATGTCGGTAATTTTTCTTCAACGGCTTTCATGCCGCGGCTCATGTTAATACCGTGGTCGCCATCACCGATGGCCTGATCCATATCGGTCAAAGCCTGACGGTGTTCCTGCATTTTATCATTAAACAGGTGAATAAAAGTTAATACATTTTCTTTTGTTGCTGCCATAATTAATTCCTTTCTACTATTAAAAGAAACACAAAGACACAGAGCCGGAGGTTCCGTGCTGTCTTCTCCATACCTTCTCCGTGTCTCTGTGTTATTTTTAATATGCTCTAAAATGACAGGCCAAATCGGCCTGTCATTATGATATCATATCTAATTTAAAGAATTACTTAAAACTGAGTTAATGCAATAGTATCTGCCGGTGCGTTCAGCAGTTCCTTCATTTCATCATCCAGTTTTAACAGACTGATGGAAGCTCCAGCCATATCAATGGAGGTCATATAGTTGCCAACAAAGGTTTTAGCGATCTTAATGCCCTTTTCGGTTAATACGTCGTGAACGCGTTTGTTGAGAATGTAAAGTTCCATCGCAGGTGTTGCACCGCCGCCGTTAACCATAACAGCAACCTCGGAGCCTGAGTAGTCAATATCTGCTAAAATCTTTTCAAGCAGATGGTCTACGATTTCGTTCGCTGGTCTTAAAGCTTCGCGGTGGGTTCCCGGTTCGCCATGGATACCAATACCGATTTCCATTTCATCCTCTGCCAGTTCAAAGCCTGGTTTTCCTGCCGCAGGAACGGTTGATGGTTTAATGGCAACGCCCATGGTACGTACATTGGCGATAACTTTTTCAGCAACAGCTTTAACATCTGCTAAAGGAGCGCCTGCTTCTGCCTTGGCTCCGGCAATTTTATGAACAAAAATTGTTCCGGCAACACCACGGCGTCCGGTTGTATAAAGACTGTCCTGTACTGCAACGTCATCGTTCGTAACAACAGAAGCCACTTCAATGCCGTCACCTTCTGCCATTTCAGCAGCCATTTCAAAATTCATAACATCACCGGTATAATTCTTGATGACTAATAATACACCATTTCCAGCGTCAACTGCTTTAATGGCTTCATAAACCTGGTCTGGTGTTGGAGAGGTGTATACAGCGCCGGCTACCGCAGCATCCAGCATCCCTCTGCCGACAAAACCGCCGTGGGCTGGTTCATGTCCGCTGCCGCCGCCGCTGACAAGCGCTACTTTCCCTTCTTTTTTATCTGCTCTTACCAGTACGTCTAGGCCTTCAAGGCGTTTAACATAATCCGGGTGGGCATCGACGATCCCTTCAAGCATCTCGTTTTCAACGTTTTCAACATCATTGATAAATTTTTTCATAAGAATTCCCTCCTAATGAACTTTGCTTATTTGTTTTATACTATATCACAGTTTTACCCAATTGATAAGTTAATTTTTCAATTGGCAAAATTTTATGTTTGTTGAACAAAAAAACACTCTTTTCGTCTGTAAAATGATTTTTGGGGGATTTAGCATTATTTCTGAAAAAAATTTCAGAATCTGTCTGAAGCCGCTTAAACAGGCGGCTTTCGGATTTGTTAAAAAATTAACTTTTTTTTTAGGTTGTA containing:
- the dhaM gene encoding dihydroxyacetone kinase phosphoryl donor subunit DhaM codes for the protein MVGIVVVSHSQKVAEGAKELALQMAADAKIAAAGGLQDGSIGTDMEKITNAINEVMSDDGVIMLVDMGSAIMTSEMAIEMSDNPEKIKIVDTPVVEGTIFGAVEASIGSSMEQIMDVLAQAKTQPKF
- the dhaL gene encoding dihydroxyacetone kinase subunit DhaL, with product MAATKENVLTFIHLFNDKMQEHRQALTDMDQAIGDGDHGINMSRGMKAVEEKLPTFEEKNIDDILKGVGMTLVSTVGGASGPLYGTAFMKAGMTSKGKDELTAEDISAALEAAIEGIKQRGKSTTGEKTMLDAIVPAKEAYDKAVGEGKSIAAALADAEAAAWDGVEYTKTIIATKGRASYLGERSIGHQDPGATSITYLIQAAKEAGEQAGA
- the dhaK gene encoding dihydroxyacetone kinase subunit DhaK, producing the protein MKKFINDVENVENEMLEGIVDAHPDYVKRLEGLDVLVRADKKEGKVALVSGGGSGHEPAHGGFVGRGMLDAAVAGAVYTSPTPDQVYEAIKAVDAGNGVLLVIKNYTGDVMNFEMAAEMAEGDGIEVASVVTNDDVAVQDSLYTTGRRGVAGTIFVHKIAGAKAEAGAPLADVKAVAEKVIANVRTMGVAIKPSTVPAAGKPGFELAEDEMEIGIGIHGEPGTHREALRPANEIVDHLLEKILADIDYSGSEVAVMVNGGGATPAMELYILNKRVHDVLTEKGIKIAKTFVGNYMTSIDMAGASISLLKLDDEMKELLNAPADTIALTQF
- a CDS encoding VanZ family protein translates to MNEKQKKVVLWISVVVWMGVIFMFSAQNSTESSSLSGSVVGAILHAIKTVFPDIRQVQLNHLQLWISFFIRKAAHASIYFVLGILVYTAIGKKVCRKKRFFMAIAVCFFYACTDEFHQRFVPGRSCELRDVCIDTTGALLGISFVIFINWVRRIKDGRPWKEAIRDIRIHGILWGIASVIFVIILCCLYLYLGKNFLVTTKYTMKSSDVPEVFDGYKILQISDFHSKKFSDNNEGLARTINELEPDIIVATGDMLNAAQDDDGEVFLELIPKIDPDIPIYYTAGNHETVDEITDPKSAGVYFENIAELGVTRLENEKIVLSKDGESIDLYGLEIEMTYYRDRRNPDFDKLKLTSEHIGELIGSAEDSRFVALMAHNPLYFEAYADWGADLTLAGHVHGGMIYVPFKGGMFSPEYSLWPQYYAGDYHINNKVMFVNRGIGSSGTIPVRILDNPEVCLITLEKIQ